Proteins co-encoded in one Bradyrhizobium sp. 170 genomic window:
- the recQ gene encoding DNA helicase RecQ, with translation MAAPAALHRDSVPDALSVLNSVFGLPAFRGAQEEIVRHVTDGGNCLVLMPTGGGKSLCYQLPSLLREGCGIVVSPLIALMRDQVAGLLEAGVNAAVLNSTLSFDEASEVERRLLAGDLDLLYVAPERLLTPRCLALLGQANIALFAIDEAHCVSQWGHDFRPEYIGLSVIAERFPDVPRIALTATADEMTRKEIIARLGLAGAPSFVASFDRPNIRYEIVEKQNAPSQLKAFISERHAGDAGIVYCLSRAKVEDTAAALTSAGIPALPYHAGLDAGLRARNQDRFINEDSVVIVATIAFGMGIDKPDVRFVAHLDLPKSIEAYYQETGRAGRDGKPSSAWMAYGLSDIVQQRRMIDESTGADAFKRVSIGKLDALVALAETAGCRRGRLLGYFGEAVHAGSCGNCDNCLSPPQLRDGKVAAQKLLSCAYRTGQRFGAMHLIDVLVGRMTERVTQFGHDKLSVFGIGNDLNEKQWRAVIRQLVAMGHLKADSEAFGALKLTESARGVLKGETEVMLREAAPGTRIRASRAKSRRGDLAPRAETKPADAGLQAALRAWRADIARQRGVPAYVVLHDSTIDGIAAARPSTLNELRNIAGIGDKKLEHYGDELLALVRAADA, from the coding sequence ATGGCTGCTCCCGCCGCCCTTCACCGCGACAGTGTTCCTGATGCGCTGTCGGTGCTGAACTCGGTATTCGGCCTGCCCGCCTTCCGCGGCGCGCAGGAGGAAATCGTCCGGCACGTCACGGACGGCGGCAACTGCCTGGTGCTGATGCCGACCGGCGGCGGCAAATCGCTGTGCTATCAACTGCCGTCCTTGTTGCGCGAAGGTTGCGGCATCGTGGTGTCGCCGCTGATCGCGCTGATGCGCGACCAGGTCGCGGGACTGCTGGAGGCCGGCGTCAACGCGGCGGTGTTGAACTCGACGCTATCGTTTGACGAAGCCTCGGAAGTCGAGCGGCGGCTGCTCGCCGGCGACCTCGACCTGCTCTACGTCGCGCCCGAGCGGCTTCTGACGCCACGTTGCCTTGCCTTGCTCGGCCAAGCCAATATCGCGCTGTTCGCGATCGACGAGGCGCATTGCGTGTCGCAATGGGGGCATGACTTTCGCCCCGAATATATCGGGCTGTCGGTGATCGCCGAACGCTTTCCGGACGTGCCGCGCATCGCACTGACCGCGACCGCCGACGAGATGACGCGCAAGGAAATCATCGCCCGGCTCGGGCTAGCCGGTGCGCCGAGCTTTGTCGCGAGTTTCGACCGCCCGAATATTCGTTATGAGATCGTCGAAAAGCAGAACGCCCCGTCTCAGCTCAAGGCCTTCATCAGCGAACGCCACGCGGGCGACGCCGGCATCGTCTATTGCCTGTCGCGCGCCAAGGTCGAGGATACCGCGGCAGCCCTGACCAGCGCCGGCATCCCGGCCCTGCCCTACCACGCCGGACTTGATGCAGGCTTGCGTGCCCGCAACCAGGATCGCTTCATCAACGAGGACAGCGTCGTCATCGTCGCCACCATCGCGTTCGGGATGGGCATCGACAAGCCGGACGTACGGTTTGTCGCGCATCTCGACCTGCCGAAAAGCATCGAGGCCTATTACCAGGAAACCGGACGCGCCGGGCGCGACGGCAAACCCTCCAGCGCATGGATGGCCTATGGCCTGTCCGACATCGTGCAGCAGCGCCGCATGATCGACGAGTCCACCGGAGCCGACGCGTTCAAGCGCGTGTCGATCGGCAAGCTTGATGCGCTGGTGGCGCTGGCGGAAACCGCGGGCTGCCGGCGCGGCCGGCTGCTCGGCTATTTCGGCGAAGCCGTGCACGCAGGCAGTTGCGGCAATTGCGACAACTGCCTGTCGCCGCCGCAGCTTCGCGACGGCAAGGTAGCCGCCCAAAAACTTTTGTCCTGTGCCTACCGCACCGGGCAACGTTTTGGCGCCATGCACCTGATCGACGTGCTGGTCGGCCGCATGACCGAGCGCGTCACGCAATTCGGCCACGACAAGCTATCCGTGTTCGGCATCGGCAACGATCTCAATGAGAAGCAATGGCGCGCCGTGATCCGCCAATTGGTCGCCATGGGCCATCTCAAGGCCGACAGCGAAGCCTTTGGCGCGTTGAAGCTGACGGAGAGCGCACGCGGCGTCCTGAAAGGCGAAACCGAAGTGATGCTGCGCGAGGCGGCGCCCGGCACGCGCATCCGCGCCAGCCGCGCCAAATCAAGGCGCGGCGATCTGGCGCCGCGCGCCGAGACCAAGCCCGCCGACGCCGGCCTGCAGGCGGCGCTGCGGGCCTGGCGCGCCGATATCGCGCGCCAGCGAGGCGTGCCGGCCTATGTCGTGCTGCATGATTCCACGATCGACGGCATCGCCGCCGCACGACCTTCGACGCTCAACGAGCTTCGCAACATCGCCGGCATCGGCGACAAGAAGCTCGAGCATTACGGCGACGAGCTGCTCGCACTGGTGCGGGCGGCCGACGCGTAG
- a CDS encoding cytochrome c, giving the protein MTGPSRIVVSIVAVVLLGGAAAAFAIVWRPAIAAVEPPGPQAFDAALVKRGRDLAAIGNCDSCHTVRGAKNFAGGLPVPTPFGTIFSSNITPDAETGIGRWSEAAFQRAMRSGVNREGQHLYPTFPYDHFTNVSDEDDRALYAFLMTRQPVRAPARENQLSFPFNQRFAIAGWKLLFLRHGTYQPDPKQSAEWNRGAYLVEGLAHCGACHTPRNALGAERSSAQFAGGDVDNWHAYALNDRSHAPVPWDADALFAYLRDGWHPDHGTARGPMAEVVSNLSSVPSSDVRAIAVYMAGVSGTPTPDRKRQGEAALEQAKSSAKPSSVKSPSVPASQTNTAGASIYAAACASCHASGRPLPYGGVNLALSTAIASPDPRNLANIVLSGVQAIEGERSPIMPGFAASMTDAQVSALLNYLRAGFSNQPPWSGVEKTVQDARRAQTAFLQTSPAPRSAPTDSQQREKP; this is encoded by the coding sequence ATGACGGGACCGTCCCGAATTGTCGTCAGCATCGTTGCCGTCGTGCTGCTTGGCGGCGCGGCGGCTGCCTTTGCAATCGTGTGGCGCCCGGCGATTGCGGCGGTCGAGCCGCCCGGGCCGCAGGCCTTCGATGCCGCTCTCGTCAAACGAGGTCGCGACCTGGCGGCGATCGGCAATTGCGACAGTTGTCATACCGTGCGCGGGGCTAAGAACTTTGCCGGCGGCCTGCCGGTGCCGACCCCGTTCGGTACGATCTTCTCCTCGAACATCACGCCGGATGCGGAGACGGGAATCGGGCGATGGTCGGAAGCCGCGTTTCAGCGCGCGATGCGCTCTGGCGTCAATCGTGAAGGGCAGCACCTTTATCCGACATTCCCGTACGACCACTTCACCAATGTCAGCGACGAGGATGACCGGGCACTCTATGCGTTCCTGATGACGCGGCAGCCCGTCCGCGCGCCGGCGCGCGAAAACCAGCTTTCCTTCCCGTTCAACCAGCGGTTTGCCATTGCCGGATGGAAATTGCTTTTCCTTCGTCACGGCACCTATCAGCCTGATCCCAAGCAAAGCGCCGAGTGGAACCGCGGCGCCTATCTGGTCGAGGGGTTGGCGCATTGCGGTGCCTGCCACACGCCACGCAATGCGCTGGGTGCTGAACGCAGCAGCGCGCAATTTGCCGGCGGCGATGTCGACAACTGGCACGCCTATGCGCTCAACGATCGGTCCCACGCGCCGGTGCCCTGGGATGCTGATGCCCTGTTCGCTTATTTGCGTGACGGCTGGCACCCAGACCACGGCACGGCGCGCGGGCCGATGGCGGAGGTGGTCAGTAATCTGTCCTCGGTTCCGTCAAGCGACGTCCGCGCGATCGCGGTCTACATGGCCGGCGTATCGGGAACGCCGACGCCGGATCGCAAACGTCAGGGCGAGGCCGCGCTGGAACAAGCCAAGTCGTCTGCCAAGCCATCTTCAGTCAAGTCACCTTCGGTCCCCGCTTCCCAAACCAACACGGCCGGTGCGTCGATCTATGCCGCTGCCTGCGCGTCATGCCATGCGAGCGGACGGCCGCTGCCTTATGGCGGGGTCAATCTGGCGCTCAGTACCGCGATCGCCAGCCCCGATCCGCGCAATCTCGCCAATATCGTGCTGTCCGGCGTCCAGGCCATCGAAGGCGAACGCAGCCCGATCATGCCCGGATTTGCCGCCAGCATGACCGATGCGCAGGTTTCGGCCTTGTTGAACTATCTGCGCGCGGGGTTCAGCAACCAACCGCCATGGTCTGGCGTTGAAAAGACGGTTCAAGATGCACGCCGCGCGCAGACTGCATTTCTCCAGACATCGCCCGCGCCGCGCAGCGCGCCCACCGATTCTCAGCAGCGAGAAAAGCCATGA
- a CDS encoding (2Fe-2S)-binding protein: protein MMTLKVNGREHQVDADPDTPLLYVLREDIKLNAAKFGCGLGQCGACTVIVDGKAVLSCVTPMILLEGKQVTTLEGLGTASEPAPIQRAFMEEQAAQCGYCIAGIMMRAQALLQRNSRPTNEQISSELEPHLCRCGTHMRILRAVRRAARLMDSADASSTADGRAR from the coding sequence ATGATGACATTGAAGGTCAACGGTCGGGAGCATCAGGTGGATGCCGATCCGGATACGCCGCTGCTCTATGTGTTGCGCGAAGACATCAAGCTCAACGCCGCCAAATTCGGCTGCGGACTGGGCCAATGCGGCGCATGCACGGTGATCGTCGACGGCAAGGCCGTGCTCTCCTGCGTGACGCCGATGATTTTGCTGGAAGGCAAGCAGGTAACGACGCTCGAGGGCCTCGGCACGGCGTCGGAGCCCGCGCCGATCCAACGCGCCTTTATGGAAGAGCAGGCAGCGCAATGCGGTTACTGCATCGCCGGAATCATGATGCGGGCGCAGGCCCTTCTGCAGAGAAATTCCAGGCCGACCAATGAACAGATCAGCTCCGAGCTTGAGCCTCATCTATGTCGTTGCGGCACCCACATGCGCATCCTGCGCGCGGTGCGTCGCGCGGCGAGGCTGATGGACAGCGCGGATGCGTCGTCGACGGCCGACGGGAGAGCCCGATGA
- a CDS encoding molybdopterin cofactor-binding domain-containing protein, with protein MNAPAMIDRRRVLAGGGALIVSFSLSGALAQQQGASTAAPASSPPGSLKNSPYLDAWIRIDANGSIEVFTGKAELGQGFKTAFQQIAAEELDVAFESLKVTTADTRLTANEGYTAGSNSMKDSGTAIQNAAAQARELLLAEAAGRLGLPVENLRTADGAVIAPDGKRLSYGELVRDDMLHVQAQPKSKLKDPATFKVIGRPVPRVDIPAKVTGGAAYVQDMRLPGMVHARIVRPPSYGAQLTECDTAAVEKLPGVVKVVRDGNFLAVVAEKEFQSIKAMNALATAAKWQETARLPKQDNLLAVLTSLPAQTSTIFERSNSQATGEKTIEATYTRPYQAHGSIGPSCAVAQLIDGAMTVWTHTQGVYPDRQGIAEMLRMPPDSVRLIHVEGSGCYGHNGADDAAADAALIARALPGRPVRVQWMREQEHAWEPFGPAMVTKLKASLDGNGKIADWHFDVWSNTHSMRPGGAGSMLAAQHMAQTFAVPAPRPIPLPEGGGDRNAIPIYTFPNAQVVHHFIPAMPLRISAMRALGAYHNVFSIESFMDELAGLADADPVEFRLKHLEDQRGRAVIEKAALGFGWKRGQKAPRDRGFGFAFARYKNLAAYCAIASEVEVNRETGRPRLVRAVAAVDSGQVVNPDGLINQIEGAIVQSMSWTLYESVSFDDTRITSIDWQTYPILRFDAVPDSIEVHIIDRPGQPFLGSGETGQGPAAASIANAIANATGKRLRNLPLTRKRIKEAIDA; from the coding sequence ATGAACGCCCCCGCGATGATCGATCGCCGTCGCGTGCTGGCAGGCGGCGGCGCGCTGATTGTCAGCTTCTCGTTGTCAGGCGCTTTGGCGCAGCAGCAAGGCGCGTCCACAGCAGCTCCCGCATCGAGCCCGCCCGGCAGCTTGAAAAATTCGCCCTATCTCGACGCGTGGATCCGCATCGACGCCAATGGCAGTATTGAGGTGTTCACGGGCAAGGCCGAACTTGGTCAGGGCTTCAAGACGGCGTTTCAGCAGATCGCGGCTGAGGAGCTCGACGTGGCCTTTGAATCTCTCAAGGTGACGACGGCGGACACGCGCCTGACTGCGAACGAGGGCTATACGGCGGGCAGTAACTCCATGAAGGACAGCGGCACCGCGATCCAGAATGCGGCGGCGCAGGCGCGCGAACTGCTGCTTGCAGAAGCAGCAGGGCGGCTTGGACTGCCGGTCGAGAATCTGCGGACAGCAGACGGTGCGGTGATCGCACCTGACGGTAAACGTCTGTCGTATGGTGAACTCGTCCGGGACGATATGCTGCATGTCCAGGCGCAGCCGAAGTCGAAACTGAAGGACCCGGCGACATTCAAGGTCATTGGCCGGCCTGTGCCGCGCGTCGATATCCCCGCCAAGGTCACCGGCGGTGCGGCCTATGTTCAGGACATGCGACTGCCCGGGATGGTGCACGCCCGCATCGTGCGGCCGCCGAGCTATGGCGCGCAACTGACGGAATGCGATACCGCCGCTGTGGAGAAGCTGCCCGGCGTCGTCAAGGTGGTGCGTGACGGCAATTTCCTTGCGGTGGTTGCGGAAAAGGAATTCCAGTCGATCAAGGCGATGAATGCGCTTGCCACTGCCGCGAAGTGGCAGGAGACCGCACGCCTGCCAAAGCAGGACAACCTGCTAGCGGTGTTGACCAGCCTGCCTGCGCAGACCTCGACGATTTTCGAGCGAAGCAATTCGCAGGCCACGGGTGAGAAAACTATCGAAGCGACCTATACACGGCCTTATCAGGCGCACGGATCGATCGGTCCGTCTTGTGCCGTGGCGCAATTGATCGATGGCGCGATGACGGTATGGACGCATACGCAAGGCGTCTATCCCGATCGTCAGGGCATCGCGGAAATGTTGCGCATGCCTCCGGATAGCGTTCGCCTGATCCATGTCGAAGGCTCCGGCTGCTATGGCCATAATGGCGCCGACGATGCCGCGGCCGACGCCGCGCTGATCGCCCGCGCATTGCCCGGCCGCCCCGTTCGCGTGCAATGGATGCGAGAACAGGAACATGCCTGGGAGCCATTCGGCCCGGCGATGGTGACGAAACTCAAGGCCTCGCTCGATGGCAACGGCAAGATCGCCGACTGGCATTTCGATGTCTGGAGCAATACGCACTCGATGCGGCCGGGCGGCGCCGGATCGATGCTGGCGGCGCAGCACATGGCGCAAACCTTTGCCGTGCCTGCTCCCAGGCCGATCCCGCTGCCGGAAGGCGGCGGTGACCGCAACGCAATCCCGATTTACACGTTTCCCAACGCGCAGGTGGTGCACCACTTCATCCCGGCGATGCCGCTCCGGATTTCGGCGATGCGGGCGCTGGGGGCCTATCACAACGTGTTTTCGATCGAAAGCTTCATGGACGAACTCGCAGGCCTCGCCGATGCCGACCCCGTCGAATTCCGTTTGAAACATCTTGAGGATCAGCGTGGCCGTGCCGTGATCGAAAAGGCGGCGCTGGGTTTCGGATGGAAGCGCGGCCAGAAAGCGCCGCGGGATCGCGGCTTCGGCTTTGCCTTTGCGCGTTACAAGAATCTGGCGGCCTATTGCGCCATTGCTTCCGAGGTTGAGGTTAATCGGGAGACCGGCCGTCCACGTCTGGTCCGCGCGGTGGCGGCGGTCGACAGCGGGCAGGTGGTCAATCCGGACGGGTTGATCAACCAGATCGAAGGCGCAATCGTGCAGTCGATGAGCTGGACATTGTACGAAAGCGTTTCCTTCGACGATACCAGGATAACCAGCATCGACTGGCAGACCTATCCGATCCTGCGTTTCGACGCCGTGCCTGACAGCATCGAGGTTCATATCATCGACCGGCCGGGGCAGCCGTTCCTCGGCAGTGGTGAAACCGGGCAGGGGCCGGCGGCGGCATCGATTGCAAACGCCATTGCCAATGCCACGGGAAAACGGCTGCGGAATTTGCCGCTGACGCGCAAGCGCATCAAGGAGGCGATCGATGCGTGA
- a CDS encoding VWA domain-containing protein: MRENLHRFFRAARGAGVRLSPAESIDAMRAVSKVGFADRTVLRDTFLLTLAKTQDEKKALGDCFDLFFDQPEPQSPPEDSKANEEDQSGSSPSSDSSDDASGGGEQAEGLGQLAQMLLAQDRNQISAAIANAASAASLSDIRYFTQRGIFSGRILDRMGIERLRDDLDNLAATNPALAERLTNALDGLRGTVRDTVSQALMLYGREEAENLRNEILRNAPLSRIEPRQVEQMRHLIRQIARRLRERYSKPRKRQRRGHLDVRRTIRRNAAWGGVPFLTAWKRRHRDKPKIVAICDVSGSVARVSDFFLLLIHSLHEVVDDVRSFAFSGHLIEVSDILESKSPEEAMAEIMSKAGFGSSDYGNSFSDFEHGWMSAITPQTTVIVLGDARSNNLDPRADILRRIAERSKRVVWLNPEGRMAWGWGDSEMPRYSTFCTVVRQCATAKQLERAVSDIVASYQ; this comes from the coding sequence ATGAGAGAGAACCTGCATCGCTTCTTTCGTGCGGCGCGGGGCGCAGGCGTCAGGCTCTCGCCGGCCGAAAGCATCGACGCGATGCGGGCCGTCTCCAAGGTCGGCTTTGCCGACCGGACGGTCCTGCGCGATACCTTCCTCTTGACGCTGGCCAAGACGCAGGATGAGAAGAAGGCGCTTGGCGACTGTTTTGATCTGTTCTTCGATCAGCCGGAGCCGCAATCTCCACCTGAAGACAGCAAGGCCAACGAAGAGGACCAATCGGGGTCCAGTCCCTCATCCGATTCGTCTGATGACGCCAGCGGCGGCGGCGAGCAGGCCGAGGGGCTTGGCCAGCTCGCCCAGATGCTGCTGGCGCAGGATCGCAACCAGATTTCGGCAGCCATTGCCAATGCCGCGAGCGCGGCCTCGCTGTCCGACATCCGCTATTTCACGCAACGCGGTATCTTCTCAGGCCGCATCCTCGACCGGATGGGCATCGAGCGCCTGCGCGACGATCTCGACAATCTCGCCGCGACCAACCCTGCCCTGGCGGAGCGGCTGACCAATGCGCTGGACGGGCTGCGCGGAACGGTCCGCGACACCGTCTCGCAGGCGCTGATGCTGTACGGGCGCGAGGAAGCGGAAAACCTCCGCAATGAGATTTTGCGCAACGCGCCGCTGTCGCGGATCGAGCCGCGGCAGGTCGAGCAGATGCGGCACCTGATCCGCCAGATCGCCCGGCGCCTGCGCGAGCGCTACTCCAAGCCGCGCAAGCGCCAACGTCGCGGCCATCTCGACGTGCGCCGCACTATCCGCCGCAACGCCGCCTGGGGCGGCGTGCCGTTCCTCACCGCCTGGAAGCGCCGGCACCGCGACAAGCCGAAGATCGTCGCAATCTGCGACGTCTCCGGTTCGGTGGCGCGGGTTTCGGATTTCTTCCTGCTGCTGATCCACAGCCTGCACGAGGTCGTGGACGACGTCCGCTCGTTTGCGTTCTCCGGACACCTGATCGAGGTCAGCGACATCCTGGAATCGAAATCGCCGGAAGAGGCGATGGCCGAGATCATGTCCAAGGCAGGCTTCGGCTCGTCCGACTACGGCAACTCCTTTTCCGATTTCGAGCACGGCTGGATGAGCGCGATCACGCCGCAAACCACCGTGATCGTGCTTGGCGACGCCCGCAGCAACAATCTCGATCCCCGTGCCGACATCCTTCGCCGCATCGCCGAGCGATCGAAGCGGGTGGTCTGGCTCAATCCGGAGGGCCGCATGGCCTGGGGCTGGGGCGATTCCGAAATGCCGCGCTATTCGACCTTCTGCACCGTGGTTCGCCAATGCGCCACCGCCAAGCAGCTCGAACGCGCGGTGTCGGATATCGTGGCGAGCTATCAGTAA